The genome window GGGCGGCGGTGACCGGGACGCTGCACGCCCCCGCCTGGGCGCTGTTCGCCATCATCTTCTACTGGACGCCGCCGCACTTCTGGACGCTCGCGATGAAGTACCACGATGACTACGCGGCGGCGGGCGTCCCGATGCTCCCGGTGACCCACGGCAACCGCGAGACGAGCCGCCACGTGCTGCTCTACTCGTACCTGCTGCTGGCGGTGACCCTGGCCTACTACCCGATCGCGCAGGCCGGGCTGGTGTACCTGGGCGGGATCGCGGCGCTCGACGCAGGCTGGCTGGTGCTCGCCCACCGTCTGCGGCGTGACCCGTCGATCCCCAACGCCATGCGCCTGTTCCACTACTCGACCGCGTACCTCGCGCTGGTGTTCACGGTCGCCGCCGTCGACGCGCTGGTGTGAGCGCTACTCGAAGACGACGGTCCCCGTCATCTGCTGCGGGTGCACGCTGCAGTTGAAGTAGTAGGTGCCGGGGTCGGGCGGTGGGAACTGGTACACGCGCTGGTCGACGCCGTTGAAGGTCTCCCCCTCGAAGATCGGCTCGTCGAGGAGCGGCTCCTCCTGGTGGATCGGGTAGATGTAGACGTTGTGGGGGATGTTCTGGTCGTTGTTGATGAATAGGATCGCCACCTCCTCGTCGTCGGCCGGGAGGGTGATCTCGTCCTGCTCGAACTCGACCCCCTCCGCCACCACCTCCACGGCGTCCTCGGGGATGCAGAAGTGGCACTCTCGGTCAGCGACCCGCACCACACCCTCAGCGAGCGGGATGGCCCCGACCGCGACCAGCCCCCCGACCAGCAGCGGGAGCACGCCCGCGAAGACGATCACCATGCGCTTGGCGCGGGTCAGCTCCTCACGTCGCGCGTTGGCGATCCCGAAGGCAGCCAGGATCCCGGCCGCCACCACGGTCGCGATGGTCAGCGACACCTCGATGGGGTTGAAGAACAGGATCATCCCGAAGAGCACGGCGGTGATCGCGACGATCGCCAACAGCCCCAGGGGGACCAGCAGCGGCAGAACCAGCCGGTCGCGGACGTCGGGCTTCATCTGGTCAGCTCCAGCTGTTGGACGGGCGCGGGTCGGCGTCACCGGCGTGCAGGCGTGCACGGTCGGCACGTTCCTCGGCGTTGGCCCACCGGAAGAACATCACGGTCAGGATGCTCCACAGCAGCAGGCCGCCGCCGACCTTCATGATCAGTCCGGCTAGCTGCATGTCGTCACGTGGTGTCAGATCCCACAGCCGCGGCGTCGTCTCGTAGAAGCGGTACAGGGTCCGGTCGCCGAAGGTCAGGAACGACGCCGGGACCGTCGGCAGGATGGTCTGGACGAACAGGAACAGCATCTTGCCGGGGGGCCCCAGGCGCGCCGCGACGTCCGGGAGCGGGCTGTACAGCACCGACCACATCAGGAACGCCGCAGCCAGGAACGCCCAGTGGATCGCGGCGTGCGCCGGCTCGGACGCCACCATGATGTCCACCACCGCCGGCCAGTGGATGAACGCCAACGCGACGTTGAACACCACGGCGGCGATCAGCGGGCGGGTGAGGCCGCGGTAGGCGCGGCCCACCGCACCACGGCCGAGGACCAGCTCACCCAGCCACCGCGGCGTCCCGAGCAGGATCAGCGGCGGGACGACGAAGCCGAGGATCAGGTGCTGCACCATGTGTGCGGCGTACAGGTAGCGCTCGCCGAGGTCGTGGACGGGCCAACCCAGCGCCACCCACAACGACACGACCCCGAGGACGAACGCGACCTTCTGGCGGGGTGTGGCCGGCTGCTCGGACGGCGAGGGGTGGAACAGCCGGCCCCAGCGGCGCACGGCGTAGCCGTACGCGACCAGGGCGGCAACCACGACCGCGACCACCTCGGGGTGCAGGTGGAAGGTCCACGGCGAGTCGACCATCAGCTCCCGGCACCTCCGCCTTCGGGACCGATGGCGAAGATACCCAGCACCAGGAGGAACACCGTCGTGGCGAGGATCAACCCGAACAGGAACACCCGGCGGAACATCCGGCTGTCGTACCTCAGGTGCATGTAGAAGCTGACCACCAACGCGAACTTCGCGATCGCCATGCCGGTCAGTCCCGTCCACAGCGCCCAGCCCGGCAACCGGAAGAAGTACGTCATCACCTCCGCTGCGGTGATGA of Actinomycetota bacterium contains these proteins:
- a CDS encoding cupredoxin domain-containing protein encodes the protein MKPDVRDRLVLPLLVPLGLLAIVAITAVLFGMILFFNPIEVSLTIATVVAAGILAAFGIANARREELTRAKRMVIVFAGVLPLLVGGLVAVGAIPLAEGVVRVADRECHFCIPEDAVEVVAEGVEFEQDEITLPADDEEVAILFINNDQNIPHNVYIYPIHQEEPLLDEPIFEGETFNGVDQRVYQFPPPDPGTYYFNCSVHPQQMTGTVVFE
- a CDS encoding cytochrome c oxidase assembly protein, with the translated sequence MVDSPWTFHLHPEVVAVVVAALVAYGYAVRRWGRLFHPSPSEQPATPRQKVAFVLGVVSLWVALGWPVHDLGERYLYAAHMVQHLILGFVVPPLILLGTPRWLGELVLGRGAVGRAYRGLTRPLIAAVVFNVALAFIHWPAVVDIMVASEPAHAAIHWAFLAAAFLMWSVLYSPLPDVAARLGPPGKMLFLFVQTILPTVPASFLTFGDRTLYRFYETTPRLWDLTPRDDMQLAGLIMKVGGGLLLWSILTVMFFRWANAEERADRARLHAGDADPRPSNSWS
- a CDS encoding cytochrome C oxidase subunit IV family protein; the protein is MATEVTHTPAEQHVAAHPTPRDYVNIAIVLAIITAAEVMTYFFRLPGWALWTGLTGMAIAKFALVVSFYMHLRYDSRMFRRVFLFGLILATTVFLLVLGIFAIGPEGGGAGS